In Centroberyx gerrardi isolate f3 chromosome 20, fCenGer3.hap1.cur.20231027, whole genome shotgun sequence, a genomic segment contains:
- the LOC139918345 gene encoding parvalbumin-like EF-hand-containing protein encodes MADDFGLQVKKVAVAMGASLTDRDINRMPREMRMQGNFNYSKFLEYMRQFKTSEQREEAIKKAFQMLDKDGSGYIEWNEIKYILSTVPNSTHSMPLSDEEAEAMIQAGDADGDGRIDYSEFSNMVKLEKKPRK; translated from the exons ATGGCAGATGACTTTGGCCTGCAGGTGAAGAAGGTGGCTGTGGCCATGGGCGCCTCCCTCACGGACCGGGACATCAACCGCATGCCACGGGAGATGAGaatgcagg gcaacttcaactacagcaagtTCCTGGAGTACATGAGGCAGTTCAAGACTTCCGAACAGCGGGAGGAGGCCATCAAGAAGGCCTTCCAGATGCTGGACAAAGACGGCAGTGGCTACATAGAGTGGAACGAGATCAA GTATATTCTGTCCACTGTGCCGAATTCAACCCATTCAATGCCTCTTTCTGATGAGGAGGCAGAGGCCATGATCCAGGCAGGAGACGCAGACGGAGACGGACGCATTGACTACAGTG AGTTCTCAAACATGGTGAAGCTGGAGAAGAAACCAAGAAAGTAA